A single window of Halobacterium jilantaiense DNA harbors:
- the tuf gene encoding translation elongation factor EF-1 subunit alpha has translation MSDQRHQNLAVIGHVDHGKSTMVGRLLYETGSVPEHVIEQHKEEAEEKGKGGFEFAYVMDNLAEERERGVTIDIAHQEFSTDEYEFTIVDCPGHRDFVKNMITGASQADNAVLVVAADDGVAPQTREHVFLSRTLGIDELIVAVNKMDVVDYDESKYNEVVSGVKDLFGQVGFNPDDAKFIATSAFEGDNVSEHSDNTPWYDGPTLLEALNDLPEPQPPTDAPLRLPIQDVYTISGIGTVPVGRIETGIMNMGDNVSFQPSDVGGEVKTIEMHHEEVDKAEPGDNVGFNVRGIGKDDIRRGDVCGPADDPPSVAETFQAQVVVMQHPSVITAGYTPVFHAHTAQVACTIESIDKKMDPSSGETQEENPDFIQSGDAAVVTVRPQKPLSIEPSSEIPELGSFAVRDMGQTIAAGKVLSVDEA, from the coding sequence ATGAGCGACCAACGCCACCAGAACCTGGCCGTCATCGGCCACGTCGACCACGGCAAGAGCACGATGGTCGGGCGACTCCTCTACGAGACGGGGAGCGTACCCGAGCACGTCATCGAACAGCACAAGGAAGAGGCCGAGGAGAAGGGCAAGGGCGGCTTCGAGTTCGCCTACGTCATGGACAACCTCGCCGAGGAGCGCGAGCGCGGTGTCACCATCGACATCGCCCACCAGGAGTTCAGCACCGACGAGTACGAGTTCACTATCGTCGACTGTCCTGGTCACCGCGACTTCGTGAAGAACATGATTACGGGTGCGTCCCAGGCGGACAACGCCGTCCTCGTCGTCGCTGCTGACGACGGTGTCGCGCCCCAGACCCGAGAGCACGTCTTCCTCTCGCGGACGCTCGGCATCGACGAACTCATCGTCGCTGTCAACAAGATGGACGTCGTCGACTACGACGAGTCCAAGTACAACGAGGTCGTCTCCGGCGTCAAAGACCTGTTCGGTCAGGTCGGCTTCAACCCGGACGACGCGAAGTTCATCGCGACCTCCGCGTTCGAGGGCGACAACGTCTCCGAGCACTCCGACAACACTCCCTGGTACGACGGCCCGACCCTGCTCGAGGCCCTCAACGACCTGCCGGAGCCGCAGCCGCCGACGGACGCGCCGCTGCGCCTCCCGATCCAGGACGTCTACACCATCTCCGGCATCGGTACCGTCCCCGTCGGACGTATCGAGACCGGTATCATGAACATGGGCGACAACGTCAGCTTCCAGCCGTCTGACGTCGGTGGCGAGGTCAAGACCATCGAGATGCACCACGAGGAGGTCGACAAGGCCGAGCCCGGTGACAACGTCGGGTTCAACGTCCGCGGCATCGGCAAGGACGACATCCGTCGTGGCGACGTCTGTGGTCCGGCCGACGACCCGCCGTCGGTCGCCGAGACGTTCCAGGCGCAGGTCGTCGTCATGCAGCACCCGTCCGTCATCACGGCGGGGTACACGCCGGTCTTCCACGCGCACACCGCGCAGGTCGCGTGTACGATCGAGTCCATCGACAAGAAGATGGACCCGTCCTCCGGCGAGACCCAGGAAGAGAACCCGGACTTCATCCAGTCCGGCGACGCTGCGGTCGTCACCGTGCGCCCGCAGAAGCCGCTCAGCATCGAGCCGTCCTCCGAGATTCCGGAGCTCGGCTCCTTCGCCGTGCGCGACATGGGTCAGACCATCGCGGCCGGGAAGGTCCTGAGCGTCGACGAAGCCTGA
- a CDS encoding G protein-coupled receptor family protein, translating into MISESVVHAVVAVVYTVATVGCLWALQRVDETRQQYLRLSTLTIAVGAVTSVSLVFGVGSLTINGYEVALPSVVNNLVAYPVLWVITAMLADVDDRLIAAAALAPFVQVVAFWLSPIYGGVVAIGSLVVVVGSHLLLAVLFLGRIWDASSSVPEERRLLHWKARNLLLFLIGMFIVFSFLSVAGAFSAFGMLVLNQYVSVLIRVGFAGFLFANVGALGDATTAGRDVTAAGD; encoded by the coding sequence ATGATTAGCGAGAGCGTCGTCCACGCCGTGGTGGCGGTGGTGTACACCGTCGCGACCGTCGGCTGCCTCTGGGCGCTCCAGCGAGTAGACGAGACACGCCAGCAGTACCTCCGGCTCTCGACACTGACAATCGCCGTCGGTGCCGTCACCAGTGTCTCGCTGGTGTTCGGTGTCGGGTCACTCACCATCAACGGCTACGAGGTCGCGCTCCCGTCGGTAGTCAACAACCTCGTCGCGTACCCGGTGCTGTGGGTGATCACTGCGATGCTGGCCGACGTGGACGACCGACTGATCGCGGCCGCCGCTCTGGCTCCGTTCGTGCAAGTGGTGGCGTTCTGGCTGTCACCGATCTACGGTGGGGTCGTGGCGATCGGGAGTCTCGTCGTCGTCGTCGGGAGCCACCTGTTGCTCGCGGTCCTGTTCCTCGGCCGAATCTGGGACGCCAGCAGCAGTGTTCCCGAGGAACGACGGCTGCTCCACTGGAAAGCACGGAACCTCCTGCTGTTCCTCATCGGGATGTTCATCGTGTTCTCGTTCCTCTCCGTGGCAGGGGCGTTCAGTGCGTTCGGGATGCTCGTCCTGAACCAGTACGTCTCGGTGCTGATTCGCGTCGGGTTCGCCGGGTTCCTGTTCGCGAACGTGGGCGCGCTCGGCGACGCCACCACTGCGGGCCGAGACGTGACTGCGGCCGGCGACTGA
- a CDS encoding elongation factor EF-2, whose translation MGRRKKIVEQCERLMDNPEQIRNIAIAAHVDHGKTTLTDNLLAGAGMISEDTAGEQLAMDTEEDEQERGITIDAANVSMTHEYEGTDHLINLIDTPGHVDFGGDVTRAMRAVDGALVVVDAVEGAMPQTETVVRQALREGVKPTLFINKVDRLISELQEGPEEMQERLLSVIGDVNELIRGMTEEKDDIEDWTVSVEDGTVAFGSALYKWGVSMPSMQRTGMDFGDIIDLERSDKRQELHEKTPLADVVLDMVAEHFPNPVDAQPRRIPTVWRGDADSDIAESMRLVDEDGEVVLMVTDIGVDPHAGEIAAGRVFSGTLEKGQELYVSGTAGKNRVQSVGIYMGGEREEVDRVPAGNIAAVTGLKDAIAGSTVSSAEMTPFESIDHISEPVITKSIEAKNMDDLPKLIETLRQVSKEDPTITIEINEDTGEHLISGQGELHLEVQTQRIERNQGIPVSTGEPIVVYRETPTSDSQEVEGVSPNRHNKFYITIEQLGDEVLEQLRLGEVSMDMPEQERREVLQEAGMDKETSQDVENIIGRNIFIDDTKGIQHLNETMELVVDGLTDSLEDGPLAAEPVEGALIRLHDARLHEDAIHRGPAQVIPAVRDAVHRALIDAEIRLLEPIQDVRIDVPSEHMGAASGEIQGRRGRVDDMYQEGDLMVVEGIAPVDEMIGFSSDIRSATEGRASWNTENAGFRVMSDNLQRDIITEIRERKGMKTELPESIDHF comes from the coding sequence ATGGGCCGACGAAAGAAGATTGTCGAACAGTGCGAACGGCTGATGGACAACCCGGAGCAGATCCGGAACATCGCCATCGCCGCGCACGTCGACCACGGGAAGACCACTCTCACGGACAACCTCCTCGCTGGCGCGGGGATGATTTCCGAGGACACCGCCGGCGAGCAGCTGGCGATGGACACCGAGGAAGACGAGCAGGAACGCGGCATCACCATCGACGCCGCGAACGTCTCCATGACCCACGAGTACGAGGGCACTGACCACCTCATCAACCTCATCGACACGCCGGGCCACGTCGACTTCGGCGGTGACGTGACCCGCGCGATGCGCGCCGTCGACGGCGCGCTCGTCGTCGTGGACGCCGTCGAGGGCGCGATGCCTCAGACGGAGACGGTCGTCCGGCAGGCGCTCCGCGAGGGCGTCAAGCCGACGCTGTTCATCAACAAGGTCGACCGCCTCATCTCGGAGCTCCAGGAGGGTCCCGAGGAGATGCAGGAGCGCCTGCTCTCCGTCATCGGTGACGTCAACGAGCTCATCCGTGGGATGACCGAGGAGAAAGACGACATCGAGGACTGGACGGTCTCCGTCGAGGACGGCACCGTCGCGTTCGGGTCCGCGCTCTACAAGTGGGGCGTCTCGATGCCGTCGATGCAGCGCACCGGCATGGACTTCGGCGACATCATCGACCTCGAGCGCTCGGACAAGCGCCAGGAGCTCCACGAGAAGACGCCGCTGGCGGACGTCGTGCTCGACATGGTCGCCGAGCACTTCCCGAACCCCGTCGACGCGCAGCCGCGTCGTATCCCCACCGTCTGGCGTGGTGACGCCGACTCCGACATCGCGGAGTCGATGCGCCTCGTCGACGAGGACGGCGAAGTCGTCCTGATGGTCACCGACATCGGTGTCGACCCGCACGCCGGCGAGATCGCTGCGGGCCGCGTGTTCTCCGGTACCCTCGAGAAGGGCCAAGAGCTGTACGTCTCCGGCACGGCCGGCAAGAACCGCGTGCAGAGCGTCGGTATCTACATGGGTGGCGAGCGCGAGGAAGTCGACCGCGTTCCCGCGGGGAACATCGCGGCCGTCACCGGCCTCAAGGACGCCATCGCGGGTTCGACCGTCTCCAGCGCGGAGATGACGCCGTTCGAGTCCATCGACCACATCTCGGAGCCGGTCATCACGAAGTCCATCGAGGCGAAGAACATGGACGACCTCCCGAAGCTAATCGAGACCCTGCGACAGGTCTCCAAGGAGGACCCCACGATTACCATCGAGATCAACGAGGACACCGGCGAGCACCTCATCTCCGGGCAGGGCGAACTCCACCTGGAAGTCCAGACCCAGCGCATCGAGCGCAACCAGGGCATTCCGGTCTCGACTGGTGAGCCGATCGTCGTCTACCGAGAGACGCCGACCAGCGACTCCCAGGAGGTCGAGGGCGTCTCCCCGAACCGCCACAACAAGTTCTACATCACCATCGAGCAGCTCGGCGACGAGGTGCTCGAGCAGCTCCGCCTCGGTGAGGTATCCATGGACATGCCCGAGCAGGAGCGCCGCGAGGTCCTGCAGGAGGCCGGCATGGACAAGGAAACCTCCCAGGACGTCGAGAACATCATCGGCCGCAACATCTTCATCGACGACACGAAGGGTATCCAGCACCTGAACGAGACGATGGAGCTGGTCGTCGATGGCCTCACCGACTCGCTCGAGGACGGCCCGCTGGCCGCCGAGCCCGTCGAGGGCGCGCTCATCCGCCTGCACGACGCGCGGCTCCACGAGGACGCCATCCACCGCGGTCCGGCCCAGGTCATCCCGGCGGTCCGCGACGCCGTCCACCGCGCGCTCATCGACGCCGAAATCCGCCTGCTTGAGCCGATTCAGGACGTCCGAATCGACGTTCCGTCCGAGCACATGGGCGCTGCGTCCGGCGAGATTCAGGGCCGCCGCGGCCGCGTCGACGACATGTACCAGGAGGGCGACCTCATGGTCGTCGAGGGCATCGCGCCCGTCGACGAGATGATCGGCTTCTCCAGTGACATCCGCTCGGCCACCGAGGGCCGCGCGTCCTGGAACACGGAGAACGCCGGGTTCCGCGTCATGTCCGACAACCTCCAGCGCGACATCATCACGGAGATTCGCGAGCGGAAGGGTATGAAGACGGAGCTGCCCGAGAGCATCGACCACTTCTAG
- the rpsJ gene encoding 30S ribosomal protein S10: MQQARVRLAGVDPDDLDNICGEVEEIADKTGVAVSGPVPLPTKTLEVPSRKSPDGEGTATWEHWEMRVHKRLIDIDADERALRQLMRIQVPNDVNIEIVLED; the protein is encoded by the coding sequence ATGCAGCAGGCACGCGTTCGTCTCGCCGGCGTCGATCCCGACGACCTCGACAACATCTGCGGTGAAGTGGAGGAAATCGCGGACAAGACCGGCGTCGCCGTGTCCGGTCCGGTTCCGCTCCCGACGAAGACGCTCGAAGTGCCGTCCCGGAAGTCCCCAGACGGTGAGGGGACCGCCACCTGGGAGCACTGGGAGATGCGCGTCCACAAGCGTCTCATCGACATCGACGCGGACGAGCGCGCGCTCCGCCAGCTGATGCGGATTCAGGTCCCGAACGACGTCAACATCGAGATCGTCCTCGAGGACTGA
- a CDS encoding homoserine dehydrogenase, which yields MRLAVLGAGSVGRAVVDLASEYGHTVTAVADSGSAVVDADGVDAEAVLARKREDDVVGDGDPSHALSTDYDVLVEATPTTLGDAEPGFGHVRGALETDRHVVLANKGPVAERYDAVRALADESAGSLRFEATVGGAIPALATIEGVGPSRVTAARGVLNGTANFVLSRMAAEGLDYEHVLAEAQDLGVAEADPTFDVDGTDAALKCAILANVIHGGGYSLADVDVEGITAIPPSALDLAAEEGQTVRLVGEVTGDDVRVGPRLVPEHGTLAVTGTTNIVQLETEHAGRLNLSGQGAGGAATASAVLADVNRLD from the coding sequence ATGAGACTCGCAGTGCTGGGCGCTGGTTCGGTCGGGCGCGCAGTCGTCGACCTCGCGAGCGAGTACGGCCACACCGTCACGGCAGTCGCGGACTCGGGGAGTGCGGTCGTCGACGCCGACGGCGTGGACGCCGAGGCCGTGCTGGCGCGGAAGCGCGAGGACGACGTTGTCGGCGACGGCGACCCGTCGCACGCGCTGTCGACCGACTACGACGTGCTCGTGGAGGCGACGCCGACGACGCTCGGGGACGCCGAACCGGGTTTCGGGCACGTCCGCGGGGCGCTGGAGACCGACCGCCACGTCGTCCTCGCGAACAAAGGGCCGGTCGCCGAGCGCTACGACGCCGTGCGCGCGCTCGCGGACGAGAGCGCGGGCAGCCTGCGGTTCGAGGCGACCGTCGGTGGGGCGATTCCCGCGCTGGCGACCATCGAGGGCGTCGGCCCCAGTCGCGTGACTGCCGCCCGCGGCGTGCTGAATGGGACGGCGAACTTCGTGCTCTCGCGGATGGCCGCGGAGGGCCTCGACTACGAGCACGTCCTCGCGGAGGCCCAGGACCTCGGAGTCGCGGAGGCGGACCCGACGTTCGACGTGGACGGCACCGACGCCGCGTTGAAGTGTGCCATCCTCGCGAACGTCATCCACGGCGGTGGCTACAGTCTCGCGGACGTCGACGTGGAGGGCATCACCGCGATTCCACCGTCGGCACTCGACCTCGCCGCGGAGGAGGGCCAGACAGTGCGACTCGTCGGAGAAGTGACCGGGGACGACGTGCGGGTCGGTCCCCGGCTCGTCCCGGAGCACGGGACGCTCGCAGTGACGGGCACGACGAACATCGTCCAACTGGAGACCGAGCACGCGGGCCGCCTGAATCTCTCCGGTCAGGGAGCAGGTGGTGCCGCGACCGCGTCGGCCGTGCTCGCGGACGTCAACCGACTGGACTAA
- a CDS encoding DUF5781 family protein, with product MELRVTGAGPAAPFLGARDVFETSHDLDHPVEVRVRENPDERTWAGHHDDHHVLNISRQAATSAMARELALHEFAHMHHHERDHPSHTFSMDEVLFLALTGREVERRVLTHCYQIANHVKDIYADDITLSVGPTDKLRSFLESELAAAVADQPVGRQQAGQRLTAGADPSMTAVNAAFAIALLERHDALPADHRLYDLAHAAGQDAPGVDVEAFRRRFVELGSDPDESECRRGLVDVIREYVDTHDTTTGPAAD from the coding sequence ATGGAGTTGCGCGTGACCGGTGCCGGCCCGGCTGCCCCGTTTCTGGGCGCCCGCGACGTCTTCGAGACCAGCCACGACCTCGACCACCCCGTCGAGGTCCGTGTCCGCGAGAACCCGGACGAACGCACGTGGGCCGGTCACCACGACGACCACCACGTCCTCAACATCTCTCGGCAGGCCGCCACGTCCGCGATGGCGCGCGAGCTCGCGCTCCACGAGTTCGCGCACATGCACCACCACGAGCGCGACCACCCGAGTCACACCTTCTCGATGGACGAAGTGCTGTTCCTCGCACTCACCGGCCGTGAGGTCGAACGCCGCGTCCTCACGCACTGCTACCAGATCGCGAACCACGTCAAGGACATCTACGCCGACGACATCACGCTCTCCGTCGGCCCGACGGACAAACTCCGGTCGTTCCTCGAATCTGAGCTTGCAGCCGCCGTCGCGGACCAGCCGGTCGGCCGCCAGCAGGCCGGCCAGCGACTCACGGCCGGTGCTGACCCGTCGATGACCGCGGTCAACGCCGCGTTCGCCATCGCACTGCTCGAACGCCACGACGCCCTCCCGGCAGACCACCGGCTGTACGACCTCGCGCACGCCGCCGGCCAGGACGCCCCGGGCGTCGACGTCGAGGCGTTCCGTCGGCGGTTCGTCGAACTGGGCAGCGACCCCGACGAGAGCGAGTGCCGGCGCGGCCTCGTCGACGTCATCCGCGAGTACGTCGACACCCACGACACCACTACGGGCCCCGCCGCCGACTGA
- a CDS encoding methyl-accepting chemotaxis protein, which translates to MVRYAVGAWVGRKYSRRIGAALAVTLAGTLAFAGVFGASAAWGSGTGLTALSATTFVLTLHLGVLSIVLAGNASVELRRLTDAADAIESGDFEASPAVDRNDEFGRLADGFDAMRVSLREAFADAEQSQEEAERAQKQAEEAREDAEDARADAERRNESLLESADEIGAAMTAAADGDFTHRLDGERDVDAIARIAAAYEEMAVGLSGTLEEVLEFAAAVESASDAVATDAADVERQHASLATDIRELAGDIESQAEQLDQVVSEADSLAATIEEVAATTDEVAERASEASTVGDAGSERAGEAVDAIEEIEDVIGELAVLVGTLDERMDEVAGTTDIIDDIAEQTNMLALNANIEAARADQDGDGFAVVADEVRALAAETQDAIDEISVTVADARSDVDEVTETMEAGSEKIYTSVSTVNETGDTIQDLTDAVNEVDTAMDDIADATDDGAAATEEVAASVSDVSERAVEIAERANRLAATADDTAETMGDVRERADGLVERTAELQAALEAFETRDVADTETAELDESGGVAADTVGDDD; encoded by the coding sequence ATGGTCAGGTACGCAGTCGGGGCATGGGTCGGCCGAAAGTACAGCCGACGCATCGGAGCAGCACTGGCAGTGACGCTCGCGGGAACACTGGCGTTCGCCGGCGTGTTCGGCGCGAGCGCCGCGTGGGGGAGCGGGACCGGGCTGACGGCACTGTCGGCAACCACGTTCGTGCTTACGCTCCACCTCGGCGTGTTGAGCATCGTGCTCGCGGGGAACGCCAGCGTCGAACTGCGGCGGCTGACCGATGCGGCGGACGCAATCGAGTCCGGGGACTTCGAGGCCAGTCCCGCGGTCGACCGGAACGACGAGTTCGGGCGGCTGGCGGACGGCTTCGACGCGATGCGGGTGTCGCTACGCGAAGCGTTCGCGGACGCCGAGCAGTCACAGGAGGAAGCAGAACGCGCCCAGAAGCAAGCCGAGGAAGCCCGCGAGGACGCAGAGGACGCGCGAGCCGACGCCGAACGCCGAAACGAGTCGTTGCTGGAGAGCGCCGACGAGATCGGCGCGGCGATGACGGCGGCGGCGGACGGCGACTTCACGCACAGACTGGACGGCGAGCGCGACGTCGACGCCATCGCACGCATCGCCGCAGCCTACGAGGAGATGGCTGTCGGGCTGTCGGGCACGCTCGAAGAAGTGCTGGAGTTCGCGGCCGCCGTCGAGTCGGCGAGTGACGCCGTCGCGACGGACGCCGCCGACGTCGAACGACAGCACGCCTCGCTCGCCACCGACATCCGCGAACTCGCCGGGGACATCGAGTCCCAGGCAGAACAGCTCGACCAGGTGGTGTCGGAGGCCGACAGCCTCGCGGCGACCATCGAGGAGGTGGCAGCGACGACCGACGAAGTCGCGGAACGCGCCAGCGAGGCGTCGACAGTCGGTGACGCCGGCTCCGAGCGTGCGGGGGAAGCCGTCGACGCCATCGAGGAAATCGAGGACGTGATCGGGGAGCTCGCCGTGCTCGTCGGCACCCTCGACGAGCGGATGGACGAGGTCGCGGGGACGACGGACATCATCGACGACATCGCGGAGCAGACGAACATGCTCGCGTTGAACGCGAACATCGAAGCCGCGCGTGCAGACCAAGACGGCGACGGCTTCGCCGTCGTCGCCGACGAAGTGCGGGCGCTCGCGGCGGAGACACAGGACGCTATCGACGAGATTTCTGTCACTGTCGCCGACGCCCGCAGCGACGTCGACGAGGTGACGGAGACGATGGAGGCCGGCAGCGAGAAGATCTACACGAGCGTGTCGACCGTGAACGAGACCGGCGACACCATCCAGGACCTCACGGACGCCGTCAACGAGGTCGACACCGCGATGGACGACATCGCCGACGCGACCGACGACGGCGCGGCAGCCACCGAGGAGGTCGCGGCGTCTGTCTCTGACGTCAGCGAGCGTGCCGTGGAGATTGCAGAGCGCGCCAACCGACTCGCAGCGACAGCCGACGACACGGCCGAGACGATGGGCGATGTTCGCGAGCGAGCGGACGGGCTCGTCGAACGCACGGCCGAACTGCAGGCGGCCCTGGAGGCGTTCGAGACCCGGGACGTAGCCGACACGGAGACCGCCGAACTGGACGAGTCGGGCGGGGTAGCCGCCGACACGGTGGGTGACGATGATTAG
- a CDS encoding RNA-binding protein, giving the protein MEVSSRHHLRSDEIDAIADALREGLGVELDADSFELVEFADEDFEVVLVDGDPLVWYPGGEPFVTVAGANRTDPSTGVVTVDAGAVSFVSDGADVMRPGITEASGGISEGDLVVVQEEAHGKTLAVGRALTDGDEMAGDSGKVVESLHHVGDELFEFSV; this is encoded by the coding sequence ATGGAAGTCTCCTCGCGGCACCACCTTCGCAGCGACGAAATCGACGCCATCGCCGACGCCCTCCGAGAGGGGCTGGGCGTCGAGTTGGACGCCGACTCCTTCGAACTCGTGGAGTTCGCGGACGAAGACTTCGAGGTCGTGCTCGTCGACGGCGACCCGCTGGTGTGGTACCCGGGCGGCGAGCCGTTCGTGACCGTCGCGGGCGCGAACCGCACTGACCCGTCGACGGGCGTCGTCACGGTGGACGCGGGCGCGGTCTCGTTCGTGAGCGACGGCGCGGACGTGATGCGGCCCGGAATCACCGAGGCGTCCGGCGGCATCTCGGAGGGCGACCTCGTCGTCGTCCAGGAGGAAGCACACGGGAAGACGCTCGCGGTCGGCCGCGCGCTCACCGACGGCGACGAGATGGCCGGCGACTCCGGGAAGGTCGTGGAGTCCCTGCACCACGTCGGCGACGAGCTGTTCGAGTTCTCCGTCTGA
- a CDS encoding amino acid-binding protein, which translates to MSDPANRTHTLRLELADEPGELLRALSPIADNGGNLLSIFHERGSLTPRGRIPVEVDLECPPQCFEDVVAALRDAGVTVIAADAEHYGEAVTVLLVGDLVASDLSGVLASIEECGAASVVDFTLTDEPGVDDEASARLRLAVESGGAGDALATVQSVAAEKDLHVVEPLVGDA; encoded by the coding sequence GTGAGCGACCCCGCGAACCGCACGCACACGCTCCGGCTGGAACTCGCCGACGAACCCGGAGAGCTGTTGCGTGCGCTGTCCCCCATCGCCGACAACGGCGGAAACTTGCTGTCGATATTCCACGAGCGCGGGTCGCTGACCCCGCGCGGCCGCATCCCCGTCGAAGTGGATTTGGAGTGTCCCCCGCAGTGCTTCGAGGACGTGGTGGCGGCACTCCGGGACGCCGGCGTCACCGTCATCGCGGCGGACGCCGAGCACTACGGGGAAGCGGTGACGGTGTTGCTGGTCGGCGACCTCGTCGCGTCGGACCTCTCCGGCGTGCTGGCGTCCATCGAGGAGTGCGGGGCGGCGTCGGTCGTCGACTTCACGCTGACCGACGAGCCCGGCGTGGACGACGAGGCCAGCGCTCGCCTCCGGCTTGCGGTCGAGTCCGGCGGCGCTGGCGACGCGCTGGCGACAGTTCAGAGCGTGGCTGCCGAGAAGGACCTACACGTGGTCGAGCCGCTCGTGGGGGACGCATGA
- a CDS encoding DUF7562 family protein, translated as MWGETETVSCIACGDDVARQDAREYDKHGDRWDRDGKDFEYLCKPCFRSLSKHARDGLEAALEDAGAGEVDDEEFLSRFLTDTRGEPAGRE; from the coding sequence ATGTGGGGCGAGACTGAGACCGTCTCCTGTATCGCCTGCGGGGACGACGTGGCCCGTCAGGACGCCCGCGAGTACGACAAGCACGGCGACCGCTGGGACCGCGACGGCAAGGACTTCGAGTACCTCTGCAAGCCGTGTTTCCGCTCGCTGTCCAAGCACGCCCGCGACGGCCTCGAAGCCGCCCTCGAGGACGCGGGCGCGGGCGAGGTCGACGACGAGGAGTTCCTCTCCCGGTTTCTCACCGACACCCGCGGCGAACCCGCCGGCCGCGAGTAG
- a CDS encoding RNB domain-containing ribonuclease — protein sequence MTDDDAAEPAQGSIEDQGPVEISPELARQLENKRDDLFEKFELHDEFPPEVVEEAEARTEGVQDEIADEVEDRADMRPLPTWTVDPVDAQDFDDAISVLERDDEYVLWVHIADVTHYVHPDSAMWDEAIQRANTVYLPGYTMHMLPPVLAETVCSLVPGEDRLAHTVEMHLDKDDLSYQNIEIYKSVIHSDERLTYKEAEERLDDEDASLHDELSMVFELADQMHEQRKEEGSLVLNPRRDRAHTIIEESMLKANKAVTHELMWSRGVEAVYRVHPQPSPDEWDDALREIQELDGVSIPGDSWDDPRKAVNATLEQAPERQLGKIQWAVMKVMPRAKYMNDPFGGHHALNFEIYGHFTSPIRRMSDLVNHWIVYQNDVPENLVELCDRASDKQKAGETAEREYRNFLEEVGLDPDAVNNRGVEVVEDVEA from the coding sequence ATGACCGACGACGACGCCGCCGAGCCGGCCCAGGGTTCCATCGAGGACCAGGGCCCCGTCGAGATTTCGCCGGAGCTCGCCCGCCAGCTCGAGAACAAACGCGACGACCTCTTCGAGAAGTTCGAGCTCCACGACGAGTTCCCGCCGGAGGTAGTCGAAGAAGCAGAGGCGCGCACCGAGGGCGTCCAAGACGAAATCGCCGACGAGGTCGAAGACCGCGCGGACATGCGGCCGCTCCCGACGTGGACCGTCGACCCCGTCGACGCGCAGGACTTCGACGACGCCATCTCCGTGCTGGAGCGCGACGACGAGTACGTCCTCTGGGTCCACATCGCGGACGTCACTCACTACGTCCACCCGGACTCCGCGATGTGGGACGAGGCCATCCAGCGCGCGAACACCGTCTACCTCCCCGGGTACACGATGCACATGCTGCCGCCCGTGCTCGCAGAGACGGTGTGTTCGCTCGTGCCCGGCGAGGACCGGCTCGCCCACACTGTCGAGATGCACCTCGACAAGGACGACCTCTCCTACCAGAACATCGAGATATACAAGTCCGTCATTCACAGCGACGAACGCCTCACGTACAAGGAAGCCGAGGAGCGGCTCGACGACGAGGACGCGTCCCTCCACGACGAGCTCTCCATGGTCTTCGAGCTCGCCGACCAGATGCACGAACAGCGCAAGGAAGAGGGCAGCCTCGTCTTGAATCCGCGGCGGGATCGCGCCCACACCATCATCGAAGAGTCGATGCTGAAAGCGAACAAGGCCGTCACGCACGAGCTCATGTGGTCCCGCGGCGTCGAAGCGGTCTACCGCGTCCACCCGCAGCCGTCGCCCGACGAGTGGGACGACGCGCTCCGCGAGATTCAGGAACTCGACGGCGTCTCCATCCCCGGTGACTCCTGGGACGACCCGCGGAAGGCAGTCAACGCTACTCTCGAACAGGCTCCGGAGCGACAGCTCGGGAAGATTCAGTGGGCGGTGATGAAGGTGATGCCGCGCGCAAAGTACATGAACGACCCCTTCGGCGGCCACCACGCGCTCAACTTCGAGATCTACGGCCACTTCACGAGCCCCATCCGCCGCATGAGCGACCTCGTGAACCACTGGATCGTCTACCAGAACGACGTCCCCGAGAACCTCGTCGAACTCTGCGACCGCGCCAGCGACAAACAGAAGGCCGGCGAGACCGCCGAACGCGAGTACCGGAACTTCCTCGAAGAGGTCGGCCTCGACCCCGACGCCGTCAACAACCGCGGCGTCGAAGTGGTCGAGGACGTCGAAGCCTAA